One Georgenia wutianyii DNA segment encodes these proteins:
- a CDS encoding CGNR zinc finger domain-containing protein — protein MDVVTRADEDLLLDLLNTTPVVAGSQVDELLGPDAGRWAADHGGTGAPAEVTALREARDAMQAVVSGEAQASSLAPLLAQVAVRPRWQDGALTWEVSSGDGSTLAARALLAWAAVTERSPERLRPCANPECCRFLLDRSNANAARWCSMALCGNRAKARRHYRRSRAGDADGTAQPG, from the coding sequence ATGGACGTCGTGACCCGCGCCGACGAGGACCTGCTCCTCGACCTGCTCAACACCACCCCCGTCGTCGCCGGGAGCCAGGTCGACGAGCTCCTCGGACCCGACGCCGGCCGGTGGGCGGCCGACCACGGGGGCACCGGCGCACCCGCCGAGGTGACCGCCCTCCGCGAGGCCCGCGACGCCATGCAGGCCGTCGTCTCCGGGGAGGCGCAGGCCTCCTCGCTCGCCCCCCTCCTCGCGCAGGTCGCCGTCCGCCCGCGCTGGCAGGACGGCGCCCTCACGTGGGAGGTCTCGAGCGGTGACGGCAGCACCCTCGCGGCGCGCGCCCTCCTCGCCTGGGCCGCGGTGACCGAGCGCTCCCCCGAGCGGCTGCGTCCGTGCGCGAACCCCGAGTGCTGCCGCTTCCTGCTCGACCGGAGCAACGCCAACGCCGCCCGGTGGTGCTCGATGGCACTGTGCGGCAACCGCGCCAAGGCGCGGCGCCACTACCGCCGCAGCCGGGCCGGTGACGCCGATGGGACCGCCCAGCCCGGGTGA